One genomic segment of Accipiter gentilis chromosome 29, bAccGen1.1, whole genome shotgun sequence includes these proteins:
- the TLR4 gene encoding toll-like receptor 4 isoform X2, whose protein sequence is MGLNVSGVPAEVPNTTQNLDLSFSNLKSLGSNYFSSVPELQLLDLTRCQLHTIEDNSFEDLHKLSTLILTANPLQYWGTAAFYGLTSLKKLVLVETSITSLTDLPIGHLHTLQELNLGHNNIVSLKLPKYFTNLTSLRHLSFLSNKITYISKGDLDALREANRLNLTLVLSLNNIKYIQPGSFAKIHLGELVLRSSFENFNVMHTSLQGLTGLQVTRLIVGEFSNSQRLVDFQSGLLSGLCQVQMQEFVLICFRGFENNTDTLFNCIGNVSSIRLVDLQLEEVSEVPMFSQVKQLECKKCKFKEVPAVKLSLFKELRVLRITKSKHLNSFQQKFESLSNLEVIDLSENRLTFTGCCSPQFRKCPNLKYLNLSFNSDISVTGDFTNVKDLLYLDLQHTKLFGPGSYPVFLSLQKLIYLDISYTRTLVKSQCTFCGLNSLQVLKMAGNSFENNKLANNFKNLSHLHTLDISSCKLVQVDQSTFDALSELKELNISNNKLLSFDPVVYKPLRALTALDFSNNQLSVLLESALEILPDSLVQLDISRNLFECSCVYLNFLKWIKEKQELLQNKELMICHTPASMNSVSLSSFDLSSCHLNASTVSFSVITLLAAVVFLFLIYRYYFQLYYSLVLLSGCKHSAERGDTYDAFVIHSSKDQEWVIKELVEPLEGGTPPFQLCLYYRDFLPGIPIVTNIIQEGFLSSRNVIAVISTNFLESKWCSFEFDIAQSWQLVEGKAGIIMIVLEEVNKALLRQRLGLSRYLKRNTYLEWKNKEISRHIFWRQLTGVLLEGKKWNHEAVKLM, encoded by the exons GAACTTCAGCTTCTGGATCTTACAAG GTGCCAACTCCATACAATAGAAGATAACTCCTTTGAGGATCTTCATAAACTTTCCACCTTAATTTTAACTGCCAATCCCCTCCAGTACTGGGGGACAGCAGCCTTCTATGGCTTAACATCTCTGAAAAAACTAGTACTGGTGGAAACCAGCATAACCTCTCTGACTGACCTACCCATTGGACACTTGCATACCCTGCAGGAGCTGAATCTGGGCCACAACAACATTGTTTCATTGAAGCTTCCCAAGTATTTCACCAACCTGACCTCTCTCAGGCACCTGAGCTTTCTCTCTAACAAGATCACATATATCTCCAAAGGAGACCTTGATGCCCTGAGGGAAGCAAACAGGCTGAATCTCACACTGGTACTTTCCTTgaataatataaaatacatacagCCAGGGTCCTTTGCAAAGATTCACCTTGGTGAGCTGGTTCTAAGGTCCTCTTTTGAGAACTTCAATGTGATGCACACTTCTCTTCAAGGCCTGACTGGTTTACAGGTCACCAGACTAATAGTTGGAGAATTCAGCAACAGTCAGAGACTGGTAGACTTTCAGAGCGGACTCTTGAGTGGACTGTGCCAGGTACAAATGCAAGAGTTTGTCTTAATCTGTTTCAGAGGATTTGAGAATAACACAGACACTCTTTTTAACTGCATAGGTAATGTCTCCAGTATTCGGTTGGTGGACCTCCAACTTGAAGAGGTGTCAGAGGTTCCTATGTTCTCTCAAGTGAAACAGCTGGAATGCAAGAAATGCAAGTTTAAGGAAGTGCCCGCCGTGAAGCTCTCTCTTTTCAAGGAGCTGAGAGTGCTTCGTATTACCAAGAGCAAACACCTCAATAGCTTCCAGCAGAAATTTGAGAGTCTGAGTAACCTGGAGGTCATAGATTTGAGTGAGAATCGCCTCACCTTCACTGGCTGCTGTTCCCCTCAGTTTCGCAAGTGTCCAAATTTGAAATACTTGAACCTAAGCTTCAATTCTGACATCAGTGTGACTGGAGATTTCACTAATGTAAAGGATTTGTTATATTTGGACCTTCAGCACACAAAGTTGTTCGGTCCTGGCTCCTACCCTGTCTTTCTATCCCTTCAGAAACTCATTTACCTTGATATTTCCTATACCAGAACTCTTGTTAAATCCCAGTGTACATTTTGTGGCTTGAACTCTTTGCAAGTGCTCAAGATGGCAGGCAACTCCTTTGAGAACAATAAATTGGCCAACAACTTCAAAAACCTAAGTCACCTCCACACCTTGGATATTTCAAGTTGCAAATTAGTACAGGTGGATCAAAGTACATTTGATGCCCTCTCTGAACTAAAAGAGCTAAACATCAGCAACAATAAGTTGCTGAGCTTTGATCCTGTAGTCTACAAGCCACTCCGAGCCCTCACAGCCCTGGATTTTAGCAACAACCAGCTGAGTGTTCTGTTGGAGTCAGCCCTGGAAATCCTGCCGGATAGTCTGGTCCAGTTAGATATCTCTCGAAACCTGTTTGAATGCTCTTGTGTATACTTGAACTTTCTGAAATGGATCAAGGAAAAGCAGGAGCTACTGCAGAACAAGGAGTTGATGATATGCCACACGCCTGCATCCATGAATAGTGTGAGCCTGTCTAGCTTTGATCTGTCGTCCTGCCATCTCAATGCAAGTACAGTGTCATTCTCAGTGATCACGTTGCTTGCTGCAGTGGTGTTCCTTTTCCTGATTTACAGGTACTACTTCCAGCTATATTACTCATTGGTGCTGCTCAGTGGGTGTAAACACTCTGCAGAAAGGGGTGACACCTATGATGCATTTGTTATCCACTCCAGCAAAGACCAAGAATGGGTGATAAAAGAGCTGGTTGAACCCTTAGAAGGAGGAACACCTCCCTTCCAGCTTTGTCTTTACTACAGGGATTTCCTACCAGGGATACCCATTGTCACCAATATCATCCAAGAAGGTTTTCTGAGTAGCAGGAATGTCATCGCGGTCATCTCTACTAACTTCCTGGAAAGTAAGTGGTGTAGCTTTGAGTTTGACATTGCCCAGTCCTGGCAGCTTGTTGAAGGAAAGGCTGGAATCATCATGATTGTACTAGAAGAAGTGAATAAGGCCTTGCTGaggcagaggctggggctgtCCCGATACCTGAAGAGGAACACTTATCTCGAGtggaaaaacaaggaaataagTAGGCACATCTTCTGGAGGCAGCTGACAGGAGTCCTGCTAGAAGGCAAAAAATGGAATCACGAGGCAGTgaagctcatgtga